One Methylomonas sp. LL1 DNA window includes the following coding sequences:
- the bamB gene encoding outer membrane protein assembly factor BamB, with protein MLITEPKKFRALWMLLTCLPLLSGCAGLDAGRDLISGLSDTIFGEDDTADPPALLTEYTAEVQIDVLWKESVGNGADKQFLKLIPAVQNDRIFAADRQGTLQARNTVNGDLVWESESEYEFSAGPGLGRQTVIMGCTSGEVVAYDIASGEQKWISLVPSEVQAVPVAAKGMVIVRTTDGKVIALREADGSQLWLSEGSVPALSIRGAGAPVVIEDTVIIGSANGKMQALQLSDGKSLWEATIAMPTGRSEVERLVDLDVDPVASRGAIYISSFQGGTSSVSEVDGDVIWRNPDISSYTGISTDWRYLYLSDTHSEVSQLDQRNGASLWKQKDLHNRQLTAAVAYDNYVVVGDFEGYVHWLSTSDGRQLGRTQLTSSPIEAKPVIVDGTVYIYAKDGTLAALKAR; from the coding sequence ATGCTGATAACCGAGCCCAAAAAATTTCGCGCACTATGGATGTTACTGACCTGCCTGCCCTTGCTCTCGGGTTGCGCGGGGCTGGATGCGGGACGCGATTTGATCTCGGGACTGTCGGATACGATATTCGGCGAGGACGATACCGCCGATCCGCCCGCGCTTTTAACCGAATACACCGCAGAAGTGCAGATCGACGTGCTGTGGAAGGAATCGGTCGGCAACGGCGCCGACAAGCAGTTTTTGAAACTGATACCCGCCGTTCAAAACGACAGAATCTTCGCCGCCGATCGCCAAGGCACGCTGCAAGCTCGCAACACCGTTAACGGCGACCTGGTTTGGGAGTCCGAAAGCGAATACGAATTTTCCGCCGGCCCCGGTCTGGGCAGGCAAACCGTGATCATGGGTTGCACCTCCGGTGAAGTGGTCGCCTACGATATTGCCAGCGGCGAACAAAAGTGGATTTCACTGGTACCCAGCGAAGTGCAAGCCGTACCGGTGGCTGCCAAGGGCATGGTCATCGTCCGCACCACTGACGGCAAGGTCATAGCCTTGCGCGAAGCAGACGGCAGCCAGTTATGGCTCTCCGAAGGCAGCGTACCGGCCTTGAGCATACGCGGAGCCGGCGCCCCGGTTGTGATCGAAGACACCGTTATCATCGGTTCGGCCAATGGCAAGATGCAAGCCCTGCAACTCAGCGACGGCAAGAGCCTGTGGGAAGCCACCATCGCCATGCCGACGGGCCGCTCCGAAGTCGAACGTCTGGTGGATTTGGACGTCGATCCGGTGGCTAGCCGTGGCGCCATCTATATTTCCAGCTTCCAGGGCGGCACTTCGTCGGTGTCGGAAGTGGACGGCGACGTGATCTGGCGTAACCCGGACATTTCATCCTATACCGGCATCAGCACCGATTGGCGATACTTGTATCTCAGCGACACTCATAGTGAGGTGTCGCAACTCGATCAACGCAACGGCGCCTCGTTGTGGAAACAAAAAGACCTACACAACCGCCAGCTCACCGCCGCCGTGGCCTACGACAATTATGTCGTGGTCGGCGATTTTGAAGGCTATGTGCATTGGCTATCCACCAGCGACGGCAGGCAGCTCGGTCGCACTCAGCTCACTAGTTCGCCGATCGAAGCCAAACCGGTTATCGTCGACGGCACCGTGTACATTTACGCAAAAGACGGCACCCTCGCGGCCTTGAAAGCGAGATAA